The Noviherbaspirillum saxi genome includes a window with the following:
- a CDS encoding amino acid ABC transporter substrate-binding protein, with protein MHHATTAKRILSVCLAASCCLPATSASAADTLAKIRDSRTITIAHREASVPFSYYDAGKKLIGYAVDLCVKIADAVRRELKLDRLNVDYLAVTPSTRIPAIMDGKADLECGSTTNNAERRKQVAFTIPHFFAAARMVVRTDSGIANCSDLRDKQVVTTKGTTIVKLLIERDKVRALSLKLIEGRDHAESSTMAKSLSSMANGLKPRSRPKEST; from the coding sequence ATGCACCACGCCACTACGGCTAAGCGTATTCTCAGCGTTTGCTTGGCGGCTTCATGCTGTCTGCCCGCCACTTCGGCCTCCGCTGCCGATACTCTGGCAAAAATCCGGGATAGCCGCACCATCACCATCGCGCACCGCGAAGCGTCGGTTCCGTTTTCTTATTATGACGCCGGCAAGAAGCTAATCGGCTATGCGGTTGATCTCTGCGTCAAAATCGCAGATGCGGTTCGCCGCGAACTGAAACTGGACCGGCTGAACGTCGATTACCTCGCAGTCACACCAAGTACCCGCATCCCGGCCATCATGGATGGCAAGGCCGACCTCGAATGCGGATCCACCACCAATAATGCCGAACGGCGCAAGCAGGTAGCCTTCACCATTCCCCACTTTTTCGCGGCTGCACGGATGGTCGTGCGTACTGATTCGGGGATCGCCAACTGCTCGGATCTGCGCGACAAACAGGTCGTGACGACCAAGGGCACGACTATCGTCAAGCTGTTGATTGAGCGCGACAAGGTGCGCGCCCTCAGTCTTAAGCTTATCGAAGGTCGCGATCATGCCGAATCATCCACGATGGCGAAATCCTTAAGCTCTATGGCAAATGGTTTAAAACCGCGATCCCGCCCAAAGGAATCAACATGA
- a CDS encoding Glu/Leu/Phe/Val family dehydrogenase produces the protein MSIQHEVPSYLTQREIGPWGVYLEQIDRVTPHLGTLARWVETLKRPKRILIVDVPIERDDGSIAHFEGYRVQHNTSRGPGKGGVRFHQDVTLSEVMALSAWMTVKNAAVNVPYGGAKGGVRVDPKTLSMGELQRLTRRYTSEINIIIGPNKDIPAPDVNTNEQIMAWMMDTYSMNQGSTASGVVTGKPISLGGSLGRHEATGRGVYVVGCEAAARRGLEIKGARVAVQGFGNVGGIAARLFVEAGAKIVAVQDHVTTVVRDSGIDVTALQAHVTQHGSVAGFGGADIVSDRSRFWEVDCDILIPAALEQQITEANAAKIRAKIILEGANGPTTPAADDILHDKGVLIVPDVIANAGGVTVSYFEWVQDFSSFFWTEDEINQRLTRIMREAFTSVWQLADEKKVSLRTAAFIVACTRVLQAREMRGLYP, from the coding sequence ACCTCGGGACGCTGGCCCGCTGGGTCGAAACCCTGAAACGGCCGAAACGTATCCTCATCGTCGACGTGCCGATCGAACGCGACGACGGCAGCATCGCCCACTTTGAAGGCTATCGCGTGCAGCACAATACCTCGCGCGGCCCAGGCAAGGGCGGGGTTCGCTTCCACCAGGATGTCACGCTGTCCGAGGTGATGGCGCTGTCGGCCTGGATGACGGTCAAGAATGCCGCGGTCAATGTGCCGTACGGCGGTGCCAAGGGCGGCGTCCGGGTCGATCCGAAGACCTTGTCGATGGGCGAACTGCAGCGGCTCACCCGCCGCTATACCAGCGAAATCAATATCATCATCGGCCCGAACAAGGATATTCCGGCGCCCGACGTCAACACCAATGAGCAAATCATGGCCTGGATGATGGATACCTATTCCATGAACCAGGGGAGCACCGCGTCCGGCGTGGTGACCGGCAAACCCATCTCGCTCGGCGGCAGCCTGGGCCGGCATGAAGCGACGGGGCGTGGCGTCTATGTCGTAGGCTGCGAAGCGGCCGCCCGACGCGGACTGGAGATCAAGGGTGCGCGCGTGGCCGTACAAGGGTTCGGTAACGTCGGCGGCATTGCTGCCCGGCTTTTTGTCGAAGCCGGCGCTAAGATCGTTGCGGTGCAAGACCACGTCACCACCGTGGTGCGAGACAGTGGAATTGACGTGACGGCGCTGCAGGCGCATGTTACCCAGCACGGCAGTGTCGCCGGCTTCGGCGGCGCCGATATCGTGAGCGACCGCAGCCGTTTCTGGGAAGTCGATTGCGACATTCTGATTCCCGCCGCGCTCGAGCAACAGATCACCGAAGCCAATGCCGCAAAGATTCGCGCAAAAATCATTCTGGAAGGCGCCAATGGCCCCACGACACCGGCAGCCGACGACATTTTGCATGACAAAGGCGTGTTGATCGTTCCGGATGTCATCGCCAATGCCGGCGGCGTGACCGTCAGCTACTTCGAGTGGGTGCAGGATTTTTCCAGTTTCTTCTGGACCGAAGATGAAATCAACCAGCGCCTGACACGCATCATGCGTGAGGCTTTTACGTCAGTATGGCAACTCGCGGACGAAAAGAAAGTATCCTTGCGAACCGCCGCGTTCATCGTTGCTTGTACCCGCGTATTGCAGGCACGGGAAATGCGAGGGCTTTACCCCTGA